In the bacterium genome, one interval contains:
- the pta gene encoding phosphate acetyltransferase, producing MDFTESIREKVKKLDKHVVLPEGTDERMLKAARFLVDENICRITLLDIEQNVSEKAAKLGITLNGINIVVPSEYRRIKEFGDEYFKLRRQKGITEEEAFKTVQDPLYFGAMMLRMGEVDASLAGAVNNTGDVMRAAIRCVGLAENVTAVSSSFLMIIPGRKEIVSFADCAVIPDPNPEQLASIAIASARTHKSLTGVEPVVAMLSFSTYGSANHPMVDKVKEAVSIVRAKAPEITIDGEMQADAALVPAIGKRKAPESNVAGRANVIIFPDLNAGNIGYKLVQRLAGAEAVGPIIQGLAKPANDLSRGCSVDDIINVSAICCLLAE from the coding sequence ATGGATTTTACAGAGTCAATCAGAGAAAAAGTAAAGAAGCTGGACAAGCATGTTGTACTTCCGGAAGGCACTGATGAAAGAATGCTGAAAGCTGCAAGATTTCTAGTTGACGAGAATATTTGTCGAATAACATTGCTTGATATTGAGCAGAATGTAAGCGAAAAAGCAGCAAAATTGGGAATAACACTTAATGGAATTAATATTGTAGTACCATCAGAATATAGAAGGATTAAAGAGTTCGGTGATGAGTATTTTAAGCTTCGCAGGCAAAAAGGCATTACAGAAGAGGAGGCATTTAAAACTGTTCAGGATCCCCTTTATTTCGGTGCAATGATGCTTCGTATGGGAGAAGTTGATGCAAGTCTTGCCGGTGCTGTTAATAATACCGGTGATGTAATGCGTGCCGCAATAAGGTGTGTAGGCCTTGCTGAAAATGTTACAGCTGTTTCAAGCAGCTTCTTAATGATAATACCGGGCAGGAAAGAGATTGTAAGTTTTGCGGACTGCGCAGTAATACCTGACCCAAATCCTGAACAACTGGCAAGTATTGCAATTGCAAGTGCCAGAACTCATAAAAGTTTAACAGGTGTTGAGCCTGTTGTTGCTATGCTGTCGTTTTCCACTTATGGCAGTGCAAATCACCCAATGGTTGACAAGGTTAAAGAGGCTGTAAGTATAGTCAGGGCAAAGGCGCCGGAAATTACTATTGACGGTGAAATGCAGGCAGATGCTGCTCTTGTTCCTGCAATAGGGAAGCGGAAAGCCCCGGAAAGCAATGTTGCAGGCAGAGCAAATGTGATAATCTTCCCGGATTTAAATGCAGGCAATATCGGATATAAACTTGTGCAGAGACTTGCAGGTGCCGAAGCTGTCGGCCCAATTATACAGGGACTTGCAAAGCCTGCAAATGATCTGTCGAGAGGATGCAGCGTAGATGACATAATTAATGTTTCAGCAATTTGCTGTTTATTAGCAGAGTAA
- the coaD gene encoding pantetheine-phosphate adenylyltransferase, whose amino-acid sequence MRIAVYPGTFDPITNGHLDLVKRASQIFDKIIIAVSNNPHKTPLFSIQERRDLIAQTVESMENIEVDLFDGLLVDYASEKGACALIRGLRAVSDFEYEFQMALMNRKLKPDLETVYLMPSEEYTYINSTIAKEIARLGGDVSCFLPKQVVAALNIKYAKTQV is encoded by the coding sequence ATGAGAATCGCTGTTTATCCGGGCACTTTTGACCCTATAACAAATGGACATCTTGATTTAGTAAAAAGAGCCTCACAGATTTTTGATAAAATTATCATTGCTGTATCAAATAATCCTCATAAAACCCCCCTCTTTTCCATTCAAGAGAGGAGAGACCTGATAGCGCAGACAGTTGAAAGCATGGAAAATATTGAGGTAGATTTATTTGATGGTTTATTGGTAGATTATGCTTCGGAAAAGGGGGCTTGTGCTCTTATCCGTGGTTTAAGGGCGGTTTCTGATTTTGAATATGAGTTTCAGATGGCTCTTATGAACCGAAAGCTGAAACCTGATTTGGAAACAGTATACCTTATGCCAAGCGAAGAATATACTTATATCAATTCTACAATTGCAAAAGAAATTGCCAGGCTGGGCGGTGATGTGTCATGCTTTCTTCCGAAACAGGTTGTTGCTGCGCTTAATATAAAATATGCCAAAACCCAAGTTTAA
- the rsmD gene encoding 16S rRNA (guanine(966)-N(2))-methyltransferase RsmD has translation MIRITGGSARGRKIKGPQGYEFRPTTGRVKEFIFSVLRNEVEGAVFLDLFSGTGSFGIEAISRGAEKVIFIEKARSSLEILKNNLEVCSFYLQAEIVVGDVFRVLKSLDQNNISVDLIFADPPFKGMFRQKIAETVGKTEVLKKDGLLIIEHERRDMDNEKHNMKLFRQKLFGGSVVSFYSHGGEK, from the coding sequence GTGATAAGAATAACCGGTGGATCGGCAAGGGGCAGGAAGATAAAAGGCCCGCAGGGCTATGAGTTCAGACCGACCACAGGGCGTGTAAAAGAATTTATTTTTTCTGTATTGAGAAATGAGGTTGAGGGTGCAGTATTCCTTGACCTTTTTTCAGGTACGGGTTCTTTTGGAATCGAGGCTATAAGCAGAGGTGCTGAAAAGGTAATATTTATTGAAAAAGCACGGTCAAGTCTTGAAATACTGAAAAATAACCTTGAAGTATGCTCTTTTTACTTACAAGCAGAAATAGTAGTCGGAGATGTTTTCCGGGTGCTTAAAAGCCTTGATCAGAATAATATTTCAGTTGATTTGATTTTTGCAGACCCTCCGTTTAAAGGTATGTTCAGGCAAAAAATTGCAGAAACCGTAGGTAAGACAGAAGTATTAAAGAAGGACGGGCTTCTGATAATTGAGCATGAAAGAAGAGATATGGATAATGAGAAACACAATATGAAGCTATTCAGGCAGAAATTATTCGGAGGTTCTGTAGTTTCATTTTATTCACATGGAGGGGAAAAATGA
- the pilM gene encoding pilus assembly protein PilM, with translation MSPNDQFFVGLSLHSDFVRIAESDGNFITSVAERPFIQKFGMELFRSDNLDFTFVEDTIKSLVDSAGVRADKTGVVLAAEMVNIRKIPVALGLDQDTIRSQLEWEAEQFLVSPRTDYVLEYQKLPFQSREGNPLYLLVCIRKQIISNIHKIIKNSGLKLVDIDVDIFSNIRSVMQSYSINNEMPYALIDVGTSLVNIVLLQKGEYFLSQTMPLKDDSTSTAPDSSAISGLIEKELKRLLFGHDIGQGFEDLGGIFFTGSQNAEDLVRYMESNTETLVIAVNPFKRIRLSSDLEESQEVNKYPDRFTAPVGAVIKKFPGLVKEAS, from the coding sequence GTGAGCCCTAATGATCAATTTTTTGTTGGTTTATCGCTCCATTCCGATTTCGTCAGAATTGCGGAAAGTGACGGGAATTTTATTACAAGTGTTGCAGAGCGGCCTTTTATTCAGAAATTTGGAATGGAGCTTTTCAGGTCTGATAATTTAGATTTTACTTTTGTTGAAGATACTATTAAATCTCTCGTTGATTCTGCAGGAGTGAGGGCAGACAAAACAGGTGTCGTTCTTGCAGCTGAAATGGTTAATATAAGAAAGATACCTGTTGCCTTAGGCCTTGATCAGGATACGATTCGAAGCCAGCTTGAATGGGAAGCGGAGCAGTTTTTGGTATCGCCCCGTACTGATTATGTTCTTGAGTATCAGAAACTGCCGTTCCAGAGCAGGGAAGGTAATCCCCTTTATCTTTTAGTATGCATACGAAAGCAGATAATATCAAATATTCACAAGATCATAAAAAATAGCGGGCTTAAGCTTGTGGATATTGATGTTGATATTTTTTCCAATATAAGATCAGTTATGCAAAGCTATTCAATAAATAATGAAATGCCGTATGCATTGATTGATGTTGGTACATCGTTAGTGAATATAGTGCTTTTGCAAAAGGGGGAATATTTTCTCTCCCAAACAATGCCTTTAAAGGATGATAGCACCAGCACTGCACCTGATTCTTCAGCTATTTCCGGATTAATTGAAAAAGAGTTAAAACGGCTTTTGTTTGGACATGATATCGGCCAGGGGTTTGAAGATCTCGGAGGAATTTTTTTCACAGGATCGCAAAATGCTGAAGATTTGGTACGGTATATGGAATCAAATACCGAAACATTAGTAATAGCGGTTAATCCATTTAAACGTATCCGTCTTTCTTCTGATCTGGAAGAATCACAAGAAGTGAACAAATATCCCGATAGATTTACAGCACCTGTAGGGGCAGTTATTAAAAAGTTTCCCGGGCTTGTGAAAGAGGCTTCGTAG
- a CDS encoding helix-hairpin-helix domain-containing protein, translating into MFGFSRREKIAVLFLLCFFIAGLLLYWYRDNYSPLPDTKGINIKLAAHDTTRQMPVKDKKRSDRLSIEINSAKEVDFEKLPGIGPITAARIVSFRKTNGGFESISQLMDVKGIGEKVFNRIKPYVFVKK; encoded by the coding sequence ATGTTTGGTTTTAGCAGGCGGGAAAAAATTGCAGTTCTTTTTCTTTTATGTTTTTTTATAGCAGGATTATTATTATACTGGTACAGAGATAATTATAGCCCTTTGCCGGATACTAAGGGGATTAATATAAAACTTGCTGCACATGATACAACAAGGCAGATGCCTGTAAAAGATAAAAAGAGATCAGACAGGCTGAGTATTGAAATTAATAGTGCTAAAGAGGTGGATTTTGAAAAACTTCCGGGCATAGGCCCTATCACAGCTGCAAGGATAGTGTCTTTTCGGAAGACAAACGGAGGCTTTGAATCAATTTCACAGCTAATGGATGTTAAGGGCATAGGAGAAAAAGTTTTTAACAGAATTAAACCGTACGTTTTTGTTAAAAAGTAA